The Acidicapsa acidisoli genome window below encodes:
- a CDS encoding phenylalanine 4-monooxygenase, with amino-acid sequence MYSATLSTAAPFIIQQDYPAYTDEQHSVWAELVGRRLPELEKHAASEYLEGYEVIGLQRDRLPNLTSISARLAPRTGWTSTPVSGFLPAPAFFEMLASRLFPTTTWLRKRDALDYTPEPDIFHDVFGHVPMHAHPVFADFLAHYGRVCAHVESADVLEKLGRLFWYTVEFGLIRERGEIKVYGSGLISSHGECRNVTEGHCAVHDFSLREVLDTPVKVDELHKLLFAVSSFDQIYEAMREAERLALDGEL; translated from the coding sequence GTGTATTCTGCAACGCTATCGACCGCGGCGCCATTCATTATCCAGCAGGATTACCCGGCTTACACCGATGAGCAGCACAGCGTGTGGGCTGAGCTTGTGGGCCGCAGGTTGCCTGAATTGGAGAAGCATGCGGCCAGTGAGTATCTTGAGGGATATGAGGTCATCGGCCTGCAACGAGATCGCCTGCCCAATCTGACATCGATCAGCGCGCGCCTCGCTCCAAGAACGGGCTGGACATCCACGCCCGTCAGCGGGTTCCTGCCAGCACCCGCTTTTTTCGAGATGCTTGCTTCGCGCCTTTTCCCGACTACAACCTGGTTGCGCAAAAGGGACGCTCTCGACTACACACCGGAGCCCGACATCTTTCACGATGTTTTCGGCCATGTGCCGATGCATGCGCACCCGGTGTTTGCCGATTTTCTTGCGCACTACGGCCGGGTTTGCGCACACGTCGAGAGCGCTGATGTTCTCGAGAAACTTGGCCGCCTGTTTTGGTACACGGTCGAATTCGGGTTGATTCGCGAACGCGGCGAAATCAAGGTCTATGGAAGCGGCCTCATCAGTTCGCATGGGGAATGCCGCAATGTAACGGAAGGTCATTGTGCAGTTCATGATTTCTCATTGCGTGAAGTCCTCGACACTCCGGTAAAGGTGGATGAGTTGCACAAGTTGCTGTTTGCTGTGAGTAGTTTCGACCAGATCTACGAAGCAATGCGCGAAGCCGAACGACTCGCTCTAGATGGAGAGTTATGA